In Topomyia yanbarensis strain Yona2022 chromosome 2, ASM3024719v1, whole genome shotgun sequence, one DNA window encodes the following:
- the LOC131679298 gene encoding bromodomain-containing protein 4 isoform X2 encodes MINFNWFGSAICLISLLALYLSTVTGQALGGFPAQHSITKRMDLETCLVHFDIHLNTIIRTEESRSMGAKFLDDADVSSREQCLRLCCETENCDVFVFEEKNQGTCFLFQCGPPTDFHCKFTRHSNYTSAVLKIPSVEPPPPALVNQIHSVVQPPQVSSLPKLSQHELELVNLKAPKSALRSDLTTTTLLPPLGVQLGQLPTTTTARPITPSQCGHYEFPCHSGECIAVYNACDGIPQCADGSDEGPECRRPPPVKPFQPVQIPASDGQMNPMPLSNTPIFPADLQQQQLRGLQQQQEEQKMAHQMPHNREDPMTAPKAWPRPLVNSQGSYVDTADSRIFNHKGGLQLASNQNSPLQYQDSLPDTSYVPNIPRNSPYLPLQAQEQYIQPPPQHQPDPVQPPPQPAQILPPQQQLPQQQQTAPVNPNSTGDQSKPITANIEAPKKSPETHKSASKISEEYDSDEDQYQDGKSSNEYQEEEKPDPPQKKKQRKHHKQQHGEEHKKKNKSKTTKKDKATGHEGSDHAAPVHEHLKMLRNDLEIEFADHDGLAERPGGAVLSLTLGAILTAALAILIGCRMKVARRRIRRQGKSSYAHDADFLVNGMYL; translated from the exons ATGATAAACTTCAATTGGTTTGGCAGTGCGATCTGCCTAATTTCCTTGCTAGCGCTATATTTGAGCACGGTCACCGGACAAGCTTTGGGCGGGTTTCCCGCGCAGCACTCGATTACCAAGCGAATGGATCTCGAGACCTGTTTGG TGCACTTCGATATCCACTTGAACACGATCATTCGCACCGAGGAGTCACGCTCGATGGGTGCCAAGTTTCTGGACGACGCCGACGTTAGCTCAAGGGAACAGTGCCTGCGGCTGTGCTGCGAGACCGAGAACTGTGACGTGTTTGTGTTCGAGGAGAAG AATCAGGGCACCTGTTTCCTTTTCCAGTGTGGACCGCCAACCGATTTCCATTGCAAATTCACTCGTCATTCAAACTACACTAGCGCGGTGCTGAAGATCCCATCTGTAGAACCACCACCTCCGGCATTGGTCAATCAGATCCATTCTGTGGTCCAGCCGCCTCAGGTATCCAGTTTACCCAAACTCTCACAGCACGAGCTAGAATTGGTTAATCTGAAAGCACCAAAATCAGCTCTTAGAAG TGACCTTACAACAACTACTTTGCTTCCACCTCTCGGCGTTCAACTCGGGCAACTCCCCACCACAACCACAGCAAGACCCATAACACCATCCCAGTGTGGTCACTACGAATTTCCGTGCCACTCGGGAGAGTGTATTGCCGTGTACAATGCCTGCGACGGGATTCCCCAGTGCGCCGACGGTAGTGACGAGGGACCAGAATGTCGACGACCTCCACCAGTGAAACCCTTCCAACCTGTTCAAATTCCTGCGAGCGATGGCCAGATGAATCCTATGCCACTATCGAACACCCCAATTTTCCCAGCCGacctgcagcagcagcagttgagGGGACTTCAGCAGCAGCAGGAGGAGCAGAAGATGGCTCATCAGATGCCGCACAACCGGGAAGATCCTATGACGGCACCGAAAGCATGGCCCCGACCACTGGTCAATTCTCAGGGATCGTATGTGG ATACTGCCGATAGCCGCATATTCAACCACAAAGGAGGTCTTCAGCTCGCATCCAACCAAAATTCTCCTCTTCAATACCAGGACTCTCTTCCGGACACCAGTTACGTTCCTAACATCCCCAGAAACAGTCCATATTTGCCACTCCAAG CCCAGGAACAGTACATTCAGCCCCCGCCTCAGCATCAACCGGATCCAGTTCAACCACCGCCTCAGCCTGCACAAATATTACCCCCTCAGCAACAGTTGCCTCAGCAGCAACAAACCGCACCGGTCAATCCAAATTCAACCGGGGATCAATCTAAACCAATTACCGCAAACATCGAGGCCCCGAAAAAGTCCCCTGAAACACATAAATCTGCCTCGAAAATATCAGAGGAATATGACTCCGATGAAGATCAATACCAGGATGGCAAAAGCTCCAACGAGTATCAAGAGGAAGAGAAACCGGACCCTCCACAAAAGAAGAAACAACGAAAACATCACAAACAACAGCATGGCGAGGAACATAAGAAAAAGAATAAGTCTAAAACAACCAAAAAAGATAAAGCTACCGGACATGAAGGCAGTGATCATGCGGCTCCCGTCCATGAACATCTCAAGATGTTGCGAAACGATCTGGAGATTGAATTTGCAGACCACGATGGACTGGCGGAACGACCTGGTGGAGCGGTACTTTCCCTAACGCTTG GAGCCATACTAACTGCAGCTTTAGCTATCCTAATAGGATGTCGCATGAAGGTAGCCCGACGAAGGATACGACGACAGGGCAAATCGTCCTACGCCCACGATGCGGATTTCCTTGTGAATGGAATGTATTTGTAG
- the LOC131679298 gene encoding RNA-binding protein 33 isoform X1: protein MINFNWFGSAICLISLLALYLSTVTGQALGGFPAQHSITKRMDLETCLVHFDIHLNTIIRTEESRSMGAKFLDDADVSSREQCLRLCCETENCDVFVFEEKNQGTCFLFQCGPPTDFHCKFTRHSNYTSAVLKIPSVEPPPPALVNQIHSVVQPPQVSSLPKLSQHELELVNLKAPKSALRSDLTTTTLLPPLGVQLGQLPTTTTARPITPSQCGHYEFPCHSGECIAVYNACDGIPQCADGSDEGPECRRPPPVKPFQPVQIPASDGQMNPMPLSNTPIFPADLQQQQLRGLQQQQEEQKMAHQMPHNREDPMTAPKAWPRPLVNSQGSYVDTADSRIFNHKGGLQLASNQNSPLQYQDSLPDTSYVPNIPRNSPYLPLQGGYQSGPAQWTDPRLSAPPRQMWPNQPSIAQEQYIQPPPQHQPDPVQPPPQPAQILPPQQQLPQQQQTAPVNPNSTGDQSKPITANIEAPKKSPETHKSASKISEEYDSDEDQYQDGKSSNEYQEEEKPDPPQKKKQRKHHKQQHGEEHKKKNKSKTTKKDKATGHEGSDHAAPVHEHLKMLRNDLEIEFADHDGLAERPGGAVLSLTLGAILTAALAILIGCRMKVARRRIRRQGKSSYAHDADFLVNGMYL from the exons ATGATAAACTTCAATTGGTTTGGCAGTGCGATCTGCCTAATTTCCTTGCTAGCGCTATATTTGAGCACGGTCACCGGACAAGCTTTGGGCGGGTTTCCCGCGCAGCACTCGATTACCAAGCGAATGGATCTCGAGACCTGTTTGG TGCACTTCGATATCCACTTGAACACGATCATTCGCACCGAGGAGTCACGCTCGATGGGTGCCAAGTTTCTGGACGACGCCGACGTTAGCTCAAGGGAACAGTGCCTGCGGCTGTGCTGCGAGACCGAGAACTGTGACGTGTTTGTGTTCGAGGAGAAG AATCAGGGCACCTGTTTCCTTTTCCAGTGTGGACCGCCAACCGATTTCCATTGCAAATTCACTCGTCATTCAAACTACACTAGCGCGGTGCTGAAGATCCCATCTGTAGAACCACCACCTCCGGCATTGGTCAATCAGATCCATTCTGTGGTCCAGCCGCCTCAGGTATCCAGTTTACCCAAACTCTCACAGCACGAGCTAGAATTGGTTAATCTGAAAGCACCAAAATCAGCTCTTAGAAG TGACCTTACAACAACTACTTTGCTTCCACCTCTCGGCGTTCAACTCGGGCAACTCCCCACCACAACCACAGCAAGACCCATAACACCATCCCAGTGTGGTCACTACGAATTTCCGTGCCACTCGGGAGAGTGTATTGCCGTGTACAATGCCTGCGACGGGATTCCCCAGTGCGCCGACGGTAGTGACGAGGGACCAGAATGTCGACGACCTCCACCAGTGAAACCCTTCCAACCTGTTCAAATTCCTGCGAGCGATGGCCAGATGAATCCTATGCCACTATCGAACACCCCAATTTTCCCAGCCGacctgcagcagcagcagttgagGGGACTTCAGCAGCAGCAGGAGGAGCAGAAGATGGCTCATCAGATGCCGCACAACCGGGAAGATCCTATGACGGCACCGAAAGCATGGCCCCGACCACTGGTCAATTCTCAGGGATCGTATGTGG ATACTGCCGATAGCCGCATATTCAACCACAAAGGAGGTCTTCAGCTCGCATCCAACCAAAATTCTCCTCTTCAATACCAGGACTCTCTTCCGGACACCAGTTACGTTCCTAACATCCCCAGAAACAGTCCATATTTGCCACTCCAAGGTGGGTATCAATCTGGTCCTGCTCAGTGGACCGATCCACGACTGTCTGCTCCCCCGAGACAAATGTGGCCTAACCAACCTTCAATAGCCCAGGAACAGTACATTCAGCCCCCGCCTCAGCATCAACCGGATCCAGTTCAACCACCGCCTCAGCCTGCACAAATATTACCCCCTCAGCAACAGTTGCCTCAGCAGCAACAAACCGCACCGGTCAATCCAAATTCAACCGGGGATCAATCTAAACCAATTACCGCAAACATCGAGGCCCCGAAAAAGTCCCCTGAAACACATAAATCTGCCTCGAAAATATCAGAGGAATATGACTCCGATGAAGATCAATACCAGGATGGCAAAAGCTCCAACGAGTATCAAGAGGAAGAGAAACCGGACCCTCCACAAAAGAAGAAACAACGAAAACATCACAAACAACAGCATGGCGAGGAACATAAGAAAAAGAATAAGTCTAAAACAACCAAAAAAGATAAAGCTACCGGACATGAAGGCAGTGATCATGCGGCTCCCGTCCATGAACATCTCAAGATGTTGCGAAACGATCTGGAGATTGAATTTGCAGACCACGATGGACTGGCGGAACGACCTGGTGGAGCGGTACTTTCCCTAACGCTTG GAGCCATACTAACTGCAGCTTTAGCTATCCTAATAGGATGTCGCATGAAGGTAGCCCGACGAAGGATACGACGACAGGGCAAATCGTCCTACGCCCACGATGCGGATTTCCTTGTGAATGGAATGTATTTGTAG